A single Nodosilinea sp. PGN35 DNA region contains:
- a CDS encoding cupin domain-containing protein, producing the protein MLIRKLLDCPEFVAGDGTRLRELLHPDKQDLALRYSLAHAVVPVGQVSIPHALTTSEVYYILSGRGEMHIDDAASPVEPGDAVYIPPGARQYLRNTGDNPLVFICLVDPAWRQEDETVFDAVE; encoded by the coding sequence ATGCTGATTCGTAAACTGCTCGACTGCCCCGAATTTGTTGCCGGTGACGGTACCCGGCTGCGGGAACTGCTGCACCCCGACAAACAAGACCTCGCCCTGCGCTACAGTCTGGCCCACGCGGTGGTGCCGGTAGGGCAGGTGTCGATTCCCCACGCCCTGACCACCTCGGAGGTGTACTACATTCTGTCTGGACGGGGGGAGATGCACATTGACGATGCCGCTAGCCCTGTTGAGCCCGGCGACGCCGTGTACATTCCCCCTGGGGCGCGTCAGTATCTGCGCAACACCGGAGACAACCCGCTGGTGTTTATTTGCCTGGTTGACCCGGCCTGGCGTCAGGAGGATGAAACTGTATTTGACGCGGTGGAATAG
- a CDS encoding bifunctional diguanylate cyclase/phosphodiesterase, giving the protein MSQPTCSDAEIYLAVLSTLPDAVIVVDPAGVLLFRNPAAAALLPGGIVGLGGSGDPSDYQVLDPQYRPLAPSQLPLGRLLGGEHLHSEEFVLAIGSPPHTRWVSCSGGPCAAAGAVLLTLRDISAAKQQEASLLQQAFYDPLTGLPNRHLFIDRLNRALTRAHNAAPQVIALLVVDLERFKIINDNLGHQVGDELLIEFAARLQAQARPEYTLARLGGDEFAILLEDLDTHTDATALAEKVHRVLQQPFLLQQQQVYVSASIGLALGPAAYQTAADWLGDANVAMRRVKAHADQGWQLFDSSLRVQQDLRLQTELDLRQALERGELRLHYQPIVTLSNEEICGFEALVRWQHPTRGLLMPNEFIHIAEASGLIIPLGWWVLAEACRQMQTWTEQYPAMAEFTVSVNMSSKQFSQQHIVEKIQQILSDTGFGAHRLKIELTEGVLIDHSDSIIATLEQIKALGIKLLVDDFGTGYSSLSYLHRFPFDCLKIDRSFIENADQDFEKLEILQSVVRLAWNLGLDVVAEGVETPRHHAQLKALRCELGQGYLFSRPLSPTAVEAMMAEKTAPRPDLPAVIPST; this is encoded by the coding sequence ATGTCACAGCCCACCTGCTCAGATGCCGAAATATACCTGGCCGTGCTGAGTACCCTACCCGACGCAGTTATTGTCGTAGACCCGGCTGGGGTGCTTCTATTTCGCAACCCAGCGGCGGCGGCGCTGCTGCCGGGGGGCATTGTCGGCTTGGGGGGCAGCGGCGACCCTTCGGACTATCAGGTGCTCGACCCACAGTATCGCCCCCTGGCCCCGTCTCAGCTGCCCCTGGGTCGGCTGCTGGGGGGGGAGCACCTGCACAGCGAAGAATTTGTGCTGGCCATCGGGTCGCCGCCCCACACCCGCTGGGTGAGCTGTAGCGGGGGGCCCTGTGCCGCCGCTGGAGCCGTGCTGCTCACCCTGCGGGACATCTCTGCGGCCAAGCAGCAGGAAGCCAGCCTGCTGCAGCAGGCCTTTTACGATCCCCTCACCGGACTACCCAACCGGCATCTGTTTATAGACCGCCTCAACCGCGCCCTGACCCGCGCCCACAACGCTGCTCCGCAAGTCATAGCGCTGCTGGTAGTCGATCTAGAGCGGTTTAAAATCATCAACGACAACCTGGGCCATCAGGTGGGGGATGAACTGCTGATCGAGTTTGCGGCCAGGCTTCAGGCCCAGGCTCGCCCCGAGTACACCCTGGCCCGCCTGGGGGGAGATGAGTTTGCCATTCTGCTCGAAGATCTCGACACCCACACCGACGCCACCGCCCTGGCGGAAAAGGTTCATAGGGTGCTTCAGCAGCCCTTTTTGCTTCAGCAGCAGCAGGTGTATGTCAGCGCCAGCATTGGCCTGGCCCTGGGGCCGGCGGCCTACCAAACCGCCGCCGACTGGCTGGGCGATGCCAACGTTGCCATGCGCCGAGTAAAAGCCCATGCCGACCAGGGCTGGCAGCTGTTTGACAGCTCCCTGCGGGTGCAGCAAGACCTGCGTCTACAGACCGAACTCGACCTGCGCCAGGCCCTTGAACGGGGGGAGCTACGGCTGCACTACCAGCCCATCGTCACCCTCAGCAATGAGGAAATCTGCGGCTTTGAGGCTCTGGTGCGGTGGCAGCATCCCACCCGGGGGCTGCTGATGCCCAACGAATTTATCCACATTGCCGAGGCCAGCGGGCTAATCATTCCCCTGGGCTGGTGGGTGCTGGCCGAAGCCTGTCGGCAAATGCAGACCTGGACTGAGCAGTACCCGGCCATGGCCGAATTTACGGTCAGCGTCAACATGTCGAGCAAGCAGTTTTCGCAGCAGCACATCGTCGAGAAAATTCAGCAGATCTTAAGTGACACGGGCTTTGGAGCCCATCGGCTCAAAATCGAGCTGACCGAAGGGGTGCTCATCGACCACTCAGACAGCATTATTGCCACTCTGGAGCAGATTAAGGCCCTGGGCATCAAGCTGCTGGTGGATGACTTTGGCACCGGCTATTCGTCCCTCAGCTATCTGCATCGTTTTCCCTTTGACTGTCTCAAAATCGATCGCTCCTTCATTGAGAACGCCGATCAGGACTTTGAAAAGTTAGAGATCTTGCAGTCGGTGGTGCGCCTGGCCTGGAATCTGGGCCTCGATGTGGTGGCCGAAGGGGTAGAAACGCCGCGCCACCACGCCCAGCTCAAGGCGCTGCGGTGCGAGCTGGGCCAGGGCTATCTGTTCTCGCGGCCCCTATCGCCGACGGCGGTTGAGGCTATGATGGCGGAGAAAACTGCCCCTCGGCCCGACCTCCCGGCCGTCATCCCCTCCACCTAG
- a CDS encoding long-chain fatty acid--CoA ligase: MPVSTTALQEVRQRDRACLEAHNPYQQLQALHEIWPIVAEKYGDTVALNDPHYKPAAVLTYRQLWEAIRTFASGLQALGVENRAHVALFADNSHRWFIADQGIMTAGGMNAVRSATAETEELIYIAGHSESTVLVVETVALLQRLRDRIDTLPIALVILLSDEAPPEGDRLKIFNFAQLMALGAERPYAPVAVKPEDLATLIYTSGTTGQPKGVMLSHRNLLHQINTLEAVVQPAPGDRVVGILPSWHSFERTAEYFLLSRGCTQTYSSIRHLKADLKATKPQYMVGVPRLWESIYEGAQKQFREQSPGKQKLIFTFFGLSQRYVENLWRYQDMKIDEPSLSSLQRLGSGLAALALWPLHQLGKKLVYGKVSEATGGQVKQLISGGGSLARHIDIFFEIVGVQLIVGYGLTETAPVLSARRPWHNLRGAAGQPIPFTEIKIVDPETRRELPQGGQGLVLARGPQIMAGYYRNPEATQKAIDAEGWFDTGDLGWISRDGNVVLTGRAKDTIVLTNGENIEPQPIEDACIRSKYIDQIMLVGQDQRSLGALIVPNLDALQAWAASQALFVAVPGDDAPAPADCTAITLDDERVQRLFRDELSREVKDRPGYRPDDRVGPFRLILEPFSIDNGLLTQTLKVRRPVVTTRYRDMIDAMFV, encoded by the coding sequence ATGCCCGTATCCACAACTGCATTGCAAGAGGTGCGACAGCGCGATCGCGCCTGCCTAGAAGCCCACAACCCCTACCAACAGCTTCAGGCGCTCCACGAAATCTGGCCGATTGTGGCCGAGAAATACGGCGATACGGTGGCCCTCAACGACCCCCACTACAAGCCTGCCGCGGTGTTGACCTATCGCCAGCTGTGGGAGGCCATTCGCACCTTTGCCAGCGGCTTGCAGGCCCTGGGGGTGGAAAATCGCGCCCACGTGGCTCTGTTTGCCGACAACAGCCACCGCTGGTTTATTGCCGACCAGGGCATTATGACCGCTGGCGGTATGAATGCCGTCCGCAGCGCCACCGCCGAGACCGAAGAGCTGATCTACATCGCCGGGCACAGCGAGAGTACAGTGCTGGTGGTCGAGACCGTGGCGCTGCTGCAGCGACTGCGCGACCGCATCGATACGCTGCCCATTGCCTTAGTGATTTTGCTGTCCGATGAGGCCCCCCCCGAGGGCGATCGCCTCAAAATTTTCAACTTTGCTCAGCTGATGGCCCTGGGGGCCGAGCGCCCCTACGCCCCGGTCGCCGTTAAGCCCGAAGATCTAGCCACGCTGATCTACACCTCCGGCACCACCGGTCAGCCCAAGGGGGTGATGCTCAGCCACCGCAACCTGCTGCACCAGATCAACACCCTAGAGGCGGTGGTACAGCCAGCACCGGGCGATCGCGTGGTGGGCATTTTGCCCTCCTGGCACAGCTTTGAGCGCACCGCCGAATATTTTTTGCTGTCGCGGGGCTGCACCCAGACCTACAGCAGCATTCGCCACCTCAAAGCCGACCTCAAGGCCACCAAACCCCAGTACATGGTGGGGGTGCCGCGCCTGTGGGAATCGATCTACGAGGGGGCCCAAAAGCAGTTCCGCGAACAGAGCCCCGGCAAGCAAAAGCTGATCTTTACGTTCTTTGGCCTCAGCCAGCGCTACGTCGAAAACCTCTGGCGCTACCAGGACATGAAAATCGACGAGCCCAGTCTGTCTAGCCTCCAGCGCCTCGGCTCGGGACTGGCGGCCCTGGCCCTGTGGCCCCTGCACCAGCTGGGCAAAAAGCTGGTCTACGGCAAGGTCAGTGAAGCCACTGGCGGTCAGGTCAAGCAGCTGATCAGCGGCGGCGGCTCCCTGGCGCGGCATATTGACATTTTCTTTGAAATTGTTGGCGTACAGCTAATCGTGGGCTACGGCCTCACCGAAACCGCTCCGGTGCTCTCGGCCCGGCGGCCCTGGCACAATCTGCGCGGGGCGGCGGGGCAGCCCATTCCCTTTACCGAAATTAAAATCGTCGATCCTGAAACCCGGCGAGAGCTGCCCCAGGGCGGCCAGGGGCTGGTGCTGGCGCGGGGGCCGCAGATTATGGCGGGCTACTACCGCAACCCCGAGGCCACCCAAAAGGCCATCGACGCCGAGGGCTGGTTCGATACGGGCGACCTGGGCTGGATCAGCCGCGACGGCAACGTGGTGCTCACCGGCCGGGCCAAGGACACCATCGTGCTCACCAACGGCGAAAATATCGAGCCCCAGCCCATCGAAGACGCCTGCATTCGCAGCAAGTACATTGACCAGATTATGCTGGTGGGCCAGGATCAGCGATCCCTGGGCGCGCTCATCGTCCCCAACCTCGATGCGCTTCAGGCCTGGGCGGCCAGCCAGGCCCTCTTCGTGGCGGTGCCCGGCGACGATGCCCCCGCCCCCGCCGACTGCACGGCCATTACCCTGGACGACGAGCGGGTGCAAAGGCTGTTTCGCGATGAGCTGAGCCGCGAGGTCAAAGACCGCCCCGGCTACCGCCCAGACGATCGCGTGGGCCCCTTCCGTTTGATTCTCGAACCCTTCTCCATCGACAACGGTCTGCTCACCCAGACCCTAAAAGTGCGCCGTCCCGTGGTGACGACCCGGTATCGCGATATGATTGACGCGATGTTTGTGTAG
- a CDS encoding protein kinase translates to MEQTLLGGRYQIVRRLGSGGFSRTFLVTDIHLPNHPRCVIKQLKVQDKDTGTLDMARRLFDTEARVLYQLGNHPQIPSLLAHFEEGQEFYLAQEYIEGSRLNRQVEEGKPWSETRVVLLLQEILEILAFVHRQQVIHRDIKPSNLIRRHRDGKLVLIDFGAVKQVTSSPLLDAETGATNITVAIGTHGYMPNEQYAGKPRFSSDVYAVGILGIRALTGIHPQKIEEDPVTSELAWRQHAPTVSSSLAAVIDKMVRYDFRDRYPTAQEALEALQNLPNPLHGLVGSQIYQTWMKGANGRGPTFPGDDSDTAIGPTETSEPTAFADDQDSTSLFPVDLAYGSSGITPGSTPFPEDKFKPYGRRRSLLVGSLLGGLSLSLVLWRSGLTIAFEPNGAGAVVPFQAATMPSLTTDFGLLLPPEEKAAYLTREGDRLRHTGRYPDALVTYNEAIENQVDYAPAHLGRCRGLIALKRPLEAIAACDDALAYSTYYPEAVRSKGNAEEQQGRLLAALALYENTNRLMPAMFEAWLDRGRVLQKLGRSAEAIAAIDQAIARNRESAEAWTVRGEATLALQRYDQSIIALEKALQINPDYAPAKELRQRARQKLGR, encoded by the coding sequence ATGGAGCAAACACTACTGGGAGGACGGTACCAAATTGTCCGGCGGCTGGGGTCAGGGGGGTTCAGCCGCACCTTTTTGGTGACCGATATCCACCTGCCAAACCACCCTCGGTGCGTGATCAAACAGCTCAAAGTGCAGGATAAAGACACGGGCACCCTCGATATGGCCCGGCGGCTCTTCGATACCGAGGCGCGGGTGCTCTATCAGCTGGGCAATCACCCCCAAATTCCATCGCTGCTGGCCCACTTTGAAGAGGGCCAAGAATTTTACCTGGCCCAGGAATATATTGAGGGCAGTCGCCTCAACCGCCAGGTGGAAGAGGGCAAGCCCTGGTCAGAGACGCGGGTGGTGCTGCTGCTGCAAGAGATTCTGGAAATTCTCGCCTTCGTTCACCGCCAGCAGGTAATTCATCGCGACATTAAGCCCTCCAACCTGATTCGCCGCCACCGCGACGGCAAACTGGTGCTGATCGATTTTGGGGCGGTGAAGCAGGTGACGTCCTCGCCGCTGCTCGACGCCGAAACTGGAGCCACCAACATTACGGTGGCCATTGGCACCCACGGCTACATGCCCAACGAGCAGTACGCGGGCAAGCCTCGCTTCAGCAGCGATGTTTACGCCGTGGGCATTCTTGGCATTCGGGCCCTGACCGGCATCCACCCCCAAAAAATTGAAGAAGATCCGGTGACCAGCGAACTGGCCTGGCGTCAGCATGCCCCCACAGTGTCGTCATCCCTGGCGGCGGTGATCGACAAGATGGTGCGCTACGACTTTCGCGATCGCTACCCTACGGCCCAGGAGGCCCTTGAAGCCCTGCAAAACCTGCCTAATCCCCTACACGGGCTGGTGGGCAGCCAGATTTACCAGACCTGGATGAAGGGGGCCAACGGGCGGGGGCCAACCTTTCCCGGTGACGACAGCGACACCGCCATTGGCCCCACGGAGACCTCAGAACCGACCGCCTTTGCCGACGATCAGGACTCCACCTCGCTGTTTCCCGTCGATCTGGCCTACGGCAGCAGCGGCATTACTCCGGGATCTACCCCCTTTCCGGAGGATAAGTTCAAGCCCTACGGTCGCCGCCGATCGCTGCTGGTCGGCAGCCTGCTGGGCGGGCTGAGCCTGAGTTTAGTGCTCTGGCGCAGCGGTCTGACCATTGCCTTTGAGCCCAACGGGGCCGGGGCCGTCGTTCCGTTTCAGGCGGCAACCATGCCCTCTCTGACCACTGATTTTGGCCTGCTGCTGCCGCCGGAAGAAAAAGCCGCCTACCTCACCCGCGAGGGCGATCGCCTGCGCCACACAGGCCGCTATCCCGATGCCCTCGTCACCTACAACGAGGCCATTGAGAACCAGGTAGACTACGCTCCGGCCCACCTGGGCCGCTGCCGCGGGCTGATCGCGCTCAAACGCCCGCTGGAGGCGATCGCCGCCTGCGACGACGCCCTGGCCTACAGCACCTACTACCCCGAGGCCGTGCGCAGTAAGGGCAATGCTGAAGAGCAGCAGGGACGTCTCCTGGCGGCCCTGGCGCTATACGAGAACACCAATCGCCTCATGCCCGCCATGTTTGAGGCCTGGCTCGATCGCGGCCGCGTGCTGCAAAAGCTGGGCCGCTCTGCCGAAGCCATTGCCGCCATTGACCAGGCGATCGCCCGCAACCGTGAATCAGCCGAGGCCTGGACTGTACGCGGCGAGGCCACGTTGGCCCTCCAGCGCTACGACCAGTCAATCATTGCCCTAGAAAAAGCCCTGCAAATTAACCCGGACTATGCTCCCGCCAAGGAGCTGCGCCAGCGGGCTCGGCAGAAGTTGGGCCGGTGA
- a CDS encoding YlqD family protein, with protein MDDNQTLLLKRVVNIKAIVTPLWKEEAQKQLQSQINQVDSRLQQLEMQGQRMVAELQKQAEGQPASGALQQQMGNIQSQLNQDKSKLLQQKNQSLQQLQEVQTIAVDAEVEQGKVESFFNVSVGDNLVRKLQVEILIKDGVIQEIRGEL; from the coding sequence ATGGATGACAATCAAACGCTGCTGCTCAAGCGGGTAGTCAACATTAAAGCCATTGTTACGCCCCTCTGGAAGGAAGAAGCCCAAAAGCAGCTGCAAAGCCAAATCAACCAGGTTGACAGTCGCCTGCAACAGCTTGAGATGCAGGGTCAGCGTATGGTGGCTGAGCTGCAAAAACAGGCGGAAGGACAGCCCGCCAGTGGTGCCCTTCAGCAGCAGATGGGCAATATTCAAAGTCAGCTCAACCAAGACAAAAGCAAGCTGCTTCAGCAGAAGAACCAGAGCCTCCAGCAGCTCCAGGAGGTGCAGACTATCGCGGTCGATGCCGAAGTGGAGCAGGGTAAGGTCGAGAGCTTCTTCAACGTCTCGGTGGGAGACAATCTGGTGCGCAAGCTCCAGGTTGAAATTTTGATCAAGGACGGCGTGATTCAAGAGATTCGCGGCGAACTCTAA